Proteins found in one Bacillus subtilis subsp. subtilis str. 168 genomic segment:
- the yobD gene encoding transcriptional regulator (phage-related, Xre family); putative defective prophage 6 (Evidence 1a: Function from experimental evidences in the studied strain; PubMedId: 10376821; Product type h: extrachromosomal origin) has translation MYCQRLRQLRKAHKLTMEQLAEKIGIAKSSYGGYEAESKKPPLDKLVILARLYDVSVDYILGLTDDPDPKVERKNLKEFLEKPDIHWDGYKLTPEILDPIRKILKLVTANNN, from the coding sequence ATGTATTGCCAAAGATTACGGCAATTACGAAAGGCACACAAATTAACAATGGAACAGTTAGCTGAGAAAATTGGAATTGCAAAATCAAGTTACGGCGGGTATGAAGCTGAAAGCAAAAAACCACCATTGGACAAGTTGGTTATTTTAGCTAGACTATATGATGTTTCAGTTGATTACATACTTGGATTAACAGATGATCCTGATCCTAAAGTGGAAAGAAAAAATCTAAAAGAGTTTTTAGAAAAACCAGATATTCACTGGGATGGATATAAACTTACCCCTGAGATATTAGATCCTATACGGAAAATTTTGAAGTTGGTTACTGCAAACAACAATTAA